The Schistocerca nitens isolate TAMUIC-IGC-003100 chromosome 2, iqSchNite1.1, whole genome shotgun sequence nucleotide sequence ttattttttttcttttttactgacaTTTAATTTGTATGTTTACATGGATATTATTCAGGACTTAATTACACTCGACATAGGCACGTACATTAAAGTTGGACTGATTGTTTGCATTAGCAATGCTGAACTCTTTCTGTTTGGTCATATAATTGAATTTTAATAGCTGCAGGGAGTAGTGTCAAGGTTTAGCAAGTATGTGTGATGGCCATCAGGGGAAATTCTAGAAGTTTGTCACCCGGTGGGGGGGGGTAATGGAATattgcttaacaaaaggagagttggggtcctccaccgacaaattggtaaaatttggtgttgcttaaagtagtttttagtaactgttttggagttcagggtaaaaaatgtgtaacaataaataataagacgcgcattttaaattaaatgatatttattggtttagatagtaagctatttgccactcttgttcttttgttaaaatgtgtttgaaatacactgcaacctatattgctacatagttattaaaaaaatgattgaatctgttggagtaacacattcgctgatttctgaaggggggggggggggctatagccccccccctCTTGCCACCGTCCCTGATGGCCATGTAGGTCACATGTAACATACCATAAGTCAAGTGGTGATGTTGTGAGTGTGACACGTAAGCAACACTACTTGACAGTAAAGAACTGTCTATATAGATGTATGATACTTTTGAATTTATCAAGTTAAATACAAAACAATGAGTGTGACAGTAAATACGGTCTTTTGCATGGAAGTATGACAGACAATTTGATATGTTCTGTAAATTGTCTACAAGGCTGTttggaaaataatttcatttcattgtgtCACCTAATATGGCCAAATGTCTAACTGTATTAAGTTACTTAAAATGTGACAAAAATGATCATCAGCTCAGACTGTACACATTATCATAAAATATTAATGACAACCATCACAGCTGTATTGAAACATGTTTATTGTGTCACAGCTGCGTTTGCTCACTGCAACTGACAGAAGCATTATGAGCAGTAATCGCAGGCAACATGATGTCTGTACATTATACTCAATCTTTTACCAATCAAATGTCAACATAAAGTACCTAAGCATGCAAGCTTTTATTTCTCTCTAACCAAATCTGACCACTTTAAATTATATTGCTTGAAACATATAAAACAGATTCTGTCTTTTATGTGCTAACACAATagattacacactgaggtgacagaagtcatgggatagcaatacacacacatacagatggcagtagtatcatgtacacaacatatacaagggcagtgcattggcggagctatcatttgtactcaggggatTTATGTGAAATGGTTACCGATGTGAATATGGCCACATGATGGGaagtaaaagactttgaacgcagaatgctagtaggagctagacgcatagggcatttcattttggaaattgttacagAATTCATATTCCAAGATaaacagtgtgctgagaataccaaatttcaggcattacctctcaccatgggcaacataatggccgatggccttcacttaaagaccgagagcagcagttTTTGCACAGagatgtcagtgttaacagacaagcaacactgggtgaaataaacacaaaaatcaatttgggacgtatgaTGAAAGTACCCGTTAGCACAacatggtgaaatttggcgttaatgggctatggcggcagacaaCTGACGTGAGTGCCTGTGTGAACAGCACGACCATtgcttgtggtgcctctcctgggctcgagaccatattggttggacccaagGTGACTGAAAAACCTGTGACCTGGTCAGAAGAGTacagatttcagttgataagagctgatagtaggatgCAAGTGTAGAtggaccccacaaagccatggacccaagttgtcaaccaggCACTGTAAAAGCTGTTGGTGGGTCCATaaaggtgtggactgtgtttacagggaatggactgggccctTGGGCCAACTGAACTAactgctgactggaaatggttatgtttggctacttggataccatttgcagcctcTCATGTACTTCATGTCCCCATATAAACGATGTCGTGTCATTGGGCTAAAAttatttgcgactggtttgaagaacattgtgaacaATTCCGAGTGAATGACCTGgtaacccagatcgcccgacatgaatcccattgaacatttataagtcaCAATCGAGAGGTCGATCAGTGCACAgcttcctgcatcggcaacacttccacaacaatggacagctatagaggaagGGGACTACCagcgagtccatgctacgtcaagttgttgcactacaccgggcaaaaggaggcccaaaaactatattaggaagtatcccatgacttttgtcttatCAGTGTAAAGTTGCTATTCATCTGCAAGAAAAAATTCTACAGAGAATTTTGTAACAGTAAAGCACTTACTTCTATTGGCAGAACTTCTGCAAAGAGACAGATAAACCATTTTGTTGTTATCACAGCCCATGGTAAGCCGACATCCTGGACATGTTTGTGTACATCTGGTATTTTTAGCCTAGGAACAAAACCAGCCACCAGAAAATGAAACATCAAATTTAGAGGGCAAATTTAATTTCCGTACACATGATATTGCAACTAATAATGAGTATTTTTTAAGAATTTCAGAATTCAgaccagaatttaattttaatttctgatGATACCTTACAAGTTCTTCCAGTACTGCTATGTCAGTTATCACACCCTCCATAGTCCTCGTGTAATATTTCGGCAGTGTTTTCTCAACAAGTACTTTCAATAACCAGAAAGTTGTTTCCTCATCCTTGGTGACAAGCAAAAGTAAACCTGCAATATAATTCAGACCCTGGAAGGAAAAGCAACTGTAATGTAAAACAAGCAACACAATTATACTGAAAAATCAGACCATCTCTTATCTTTAGGTTTTTGTTGTGCAGCATGAAACAAGAGGAAACATTTCAATGACTTGATATGTGGTAACTCAAAGCTAGATATCATCATGAACAGTCTTCATTTTACTATCTCAATCTTTCCTGAGGCTTTTCACATCTTTGTAGTCCTGTCACATAATGGTTTTAGATCACAGTTATCTTTATGTATAACATTACAACATCAAAAGACAAAACAAAACCTATTTTGACACAGCTATATAAAAAAATTATCGTTTATCAAAAGCATTAATCTGAAGAGCTTTgcacaaatcttttttttatatcagCTATGGAAAATCTAGAAATTTGAACAAGATAGCAACATCCTATGGCCATCTCTCAGCAATGAACATGTTTCAAGTGACATCACTGCCCTGAAGGCTGTTTTCAATGAATTTACCATACAGTCAAATATAAGTACGGAGTCCATGGTGCCAATAAGGCAAACAAACAAGTTTCCATGGAGATGAGCTACCTTACTGAAGTATTAACCTTgcagaaccactgtataaaaagGTCGAAACAATTGTAGGAATATATTGCTTAAGTTCACTAGCATATAGTTTTTGAAAGTATGCTGTAGCAACACACATCTCCTGTACTTATGCCAGTCCAATGTGATATTTACCAGTTAACAAGAAAACACAATAGATCAATAAAACTTCACAAGCAGTGATGCAAATTTTTACCGCAATGTGATCAAACTAAATTTTCGTGGGAAAGTGTAGTATGTAGGGACagagaaagaagtaataaatcagctTTCATATTAAAAGCATATGCGCAACACATAGTAATATAATTCTCAAAGATTTTCAACCTCTCATTACAAACATATTTTTCCAAACATTTTCAAAACAGCAAAAATCTCAGAACTACTGAATAAAACATTCTCTTGATATACTGGTGGTTTGACTATTAGACAGGGACAAGTAGGGGTCaataaaacaagcaaataatcctaatgaACACAGGTACAGAAACCAATGTATTATGACTGCATAGATGAACATCTTATAAAAAGATGTCCCTTGAGGATCCAACTGCAGATATGTGTTTGAAGAGGGACAGGTGTTCCACCTGGCCATCATTTGAGTGATGGGAAGCTCCAGCATGTTTCCTCATCGAAGCCCTAATACATTCAAAAATCTTAGGTATGTTCTGAACACAATGAAAACCATCCACAATGTGATCCCAGAGTACAACACTATCAATCTaatgattctggaaacatcacctaaGCTGTGTCCAAGCCTTGTCTCTGCTGTATGCTTTCTTCAAAGGggtgctagtcccgcaaggtatgcaggagaacttctgtgaaatctggaaggtaggagatcagGTACTCACCCTCAGGAGACACCACCTTAACGAAACATTGTCTATGTTGACATGGCAGTCTGTGTGttccaatgaagtggagggctaGACCATTTGAGTGACTCTGTAATTGCCGGCAGGATCACCCAAGCCGGGCAGGTCCCCCACAGAGGATACAAACTGCCTCTCACAGTGCCCTGTCTTATATCCtatcttttccttttcctttataaTTTGTGACAATAGGCACAGTCTAGTAATATGGGCAGCAAATGACCCTTGGTATCAAGGACAGCAGTGATGCACTTAGGCCTTACTGTGGAGGGTGGATGATGATCTGTGACTGACGTGAAGACAAGCAGTGTGACAAAGCACTGAAATAAAACCCGGCCATGAGAAGACAGCCCCAGCAGAACACACTGATGCTGTGGGCTCATAACGTGCACTACCAAAAAATTCAAATCACTGaaactgaaaggaaaaataacaagaTGGATTTTAAATATATGTCCTTTGGAACGAAAAGAAAATCCATACTAGATATTGGGACTAAGTGAAATAAGATGGCCAGAATCCACGGAAGTTTGAACATAAAATGGTGGAGTGCTGATATATGTAGGGCAGACAGGTGAAGATGCAGTGCACAGGAATGGCGTAGGGCTCTTACTCTCTCAAAGCTTCGAGAGGAGTTTATCGTAGTGGAAACCTCTCTCAGAAAAGACAATAACCATAGACTTCAAAACCAGggaaaatcagggaatttcaaacacataaaggaaatttgaaaaaacactggaaaaaatctcatttttgtctcagtaaatAAAATAGTTTGTTTACTGAGGTTTCATGCATTGTCGCTGTCTGGATGCAGCTGAGTACGTGCACCGCCTTCCCTACTCCCTCTTTACTACTGCTTCTcctcttcctaccactcccctcagcttgcagccaGTGTTGCCACCACTTCTTGTCGTTAGCCTTGCAGCTGCCGACGAGAGGCATgaagagtggtttgtttggatctggttCTCAGAGACTGTACACACAGAGGCCTTGGCCAGTGGCCAAGTGTGCACGAGTTGTATCTGAGTGactgtgtgaatgtatgtgtgctcgttttctgacaaaagctatggctgaaaattcaGTTGTGGGAGGATAATTGTCTTTACTATGTGCCTGCttgtggctcagcaatcatctttactgTGGGTTGGTACCTACCCTCATTACTATTCCCAGAGCATTTGAATAAGTCATCTGTTGTATGGATTGATCACCACGGTCTCATTTCATCAATGTTGTCTGTGGCTCCTGAATAGCTGGCCATATGAGTGGATTCCTGCGATGGGCCAAAACCACAGGCTGTTTCTGCAGGTATCTGTAATGGATTGGGTCTGCCGATCTGAAGCCTTTTGGATCCCACTAGTGTGCAGGCCCTGCCCGCTGGATCTAGTCTCACCAATATGCCCACAAGCCAGgtctgtttgtctgtgacgtaATGCAGCAGGGCTGCAGTGCTTCTCTGCAGGCCAGAGACCATGGATGATGGATTccaggaattgcaactgtctcacaGCAAGTATGTTGTGCAATTCGGAGTTTCATAGGCTTTTCATTTGTTCTAGCACATTTTaccacttcaaaagtagtttatatgttaaaGAGTGTGGACGGTAAGAAGAAGAAAACTGTATCAGTTGATGGTGGTTTGTAcattatgtactcatatatttctcaaaagaaaaatcacacagtatctgtaaaataatagatataacacagaGGGTAATAAGTGAAATAACGAATATAGTAGAACCAACGTGTTATTGGCGGTcgcctacagtgttggtttacacaattcttccctgccttatttcaagaggcctacttttttctgaggttatttctgaaatcagtgaaggtattttaaacttgtcttgcgactccaaggaagTTTTGCGAtgccaaggaaatgcatatttatgtcaccaaatgtgttttgttttattgaaataagatAACATCAGTGatcttaatgaaacaaatataccacttggcttgctttctccatctaaaaacagttcattacaaaagatgctgatgatagtacttaagatttttgcccaTATCAGGAAACGTCATCTGCTTGTAAGATTTTTCAGATATGCAGCAgtgaaattttcttgtgtttgtaagaCGTGTGGTAGTGATAACTTTCAGATTATAGATGATGGTAAGGGATTAGGCTTGGCAGCCAATCTGCATATTGCGCGCAAAAAATGCGATGCTGATAGCACATTCAAAACTTCTAAATGTAAAAACTGGTACTATGAAGCTAATATGAGGTTTACCTATGGATTGAGGTGCACTGGAGTTGGAAGAGAAAGGGGAAATTTATTGTGTGGAATAATGAATATGCCAGAGCCATGTCTGAGATTTACACAAATAAACTGTGTACTGGAAAACATAATTTCTGAAGTGTGTGAGGACAGTATGATAGCAGCTACAGTAGAAGCTATTGCAGACAATGACCTGTCAGATGAGAACGATTCTGATCATGTTAGAACAGATCTTGTTGTGTTATGCGATGTTACATTCGTGAAAAGAGGGCATACATCTTTATATGGTGTGCCAAGTGTAATACGTATTGACACAGGGAAGGTACTAGATGTTCAAGTTACGAGCAAATTCTGCTATAACTGTGCACTTAGTGGAGAATATGAAGAAGATGTAAAGAGCataactgcagcaaaacattttctggttctagtggtggaatggaaggagctggtatgcaaattatttttaagaCATCTGTCAAGGAACATGGTGGGAGATATGTGAAAtatcttggggatggtgactccaatgCATTCAAGTCTGTGAATGAGAGCAAACCTTATGGAGAACTTTCAATTGAAAAACTTGAATGCATATGTCACATCCAGAAGAGAATGGGCTCAAGATTGATGAAACTTGTCAGTGACGATTGAGGAAACTTGTCAGTGACATGAAAGGCCAAAGGTTGGAAGATGGAAAGTGCATTATTGGACACAGACTCTCAAAGAAGATGACAGACTCTCTTCAAGCATATTATGGCAAGGCAATCTGACAGAACCTATCCAGTGTAAATTACATGAAAAGTGCAGTATGGGCTACATATTTCCACACATTGTCAACATATGAACACCCTGTTCATAATCTGTGCCACATTAGCTGGTGTGAATATCTACAAGCTCAGAGGaataacaacccctacattcacaagaagaggcttccaaattgtatcctggatcttgtcaagcccacttacagggttctggccgatcctgcacttcttaAATAGTGTgctcatggcaaaacccaaaatccaaacgagtctctaaattcactcatatggaaacgatgccctaaaaatacatttgcagttattgtatttaatgatgggaacatcAGGAGGATGAAAGTatcagaaagaatgggcttcaagataggtaATTTTACtcgagacatcctgagaaaaatagatttacagcatgTCTCTGCAGCTGAAATGTCACtagaagacctggtaaaggaatgaaaacagacaagaaaccagaagaggagccttgaagggaaagactgCCCAGAACACAAAcatggtgccttctgaagaagtgacacaaGGAAAAAGGTTAAGTTTCAATTTTAATTGCagttcctgaaaagtttgttttttaaagtttatataccttttcctcagatgctatgaatgctagaattacgaAATTACACATCTTTCTGTAAACCTAACAAACGTTGTATCAAGAGCAAatcttgaaattctgattgcaagatGAGAtatgggcaaagtgcttggaatttaaattaataaattatgaaaattctcctatttgacatattccaaaaacctcatgagagaagcttacaacatataaagagatgaaacagagaaatttttgttgaaatctctttaatactttctgagaaaaaggagcatatattattttttgaaaataaaacttcaaatttcattttaaaaaaagttgaatataaataatcaaaggattttatatgtaaatttgatactttcatgtaaagtgtggtacaaaatttcattgccatatctccaaaactgtagatttggtgcatttttgaaatagtgtgtgtttttcatcaatgtCCCCCCTTAAGTTCAATAGACACTGCTGCCTCGAGAAACTATTTTACATTGTGTGATACTTATAGAAATCACAATAGTAAGGTATTTACCTGACAGTATCCAACTTCTTTGTTGTCATGTGCATAGGCAACTAATATATTACAGAGCTGCCTCTGATGGTCTGCAGCAGCATTGAAGAATATGTTATCTGGGTATGTCCTGGGCAGATCGGTCTTCACAATGTCAACAATATCTTGATCTATAtcaccagaaagcaactgaagataatAGTTGGGACCTGAATCGTCTTTCATTTTCTCTGCACCACTTACAGTTAGCCATACCTGAAACAAATACATCCAAAATATCCAGTCTGCCTATTTTCCCATAAATTGTTATGTTAACATATTAACCATGAATTCATTCAGTGTGACACAAAAGGCAGTAGAATGTTTTGAGTGGTTCACAAACGTATATCTTGCAGGTATTTGTTAAAGTAATTGGGAACATTAACCACAGTCAAAAGACTATTCCTGGAAACTATGCGGAcggatgaccatagaagttaagtcccatagtgctcagagccatctgaaactaTGCACATCCTCACAGCAGAAACTATAGGCCTGAACATCAAAGTCTAAAATGTTTACTGAAGGCAGTTCATCACTAATACTGCAAGATCTACGCTTGTAACGTTTAGTGCGAGACTCTGCAATACTCTGGAAGTTTGTGCCCTGCTCTCATTTGAGTTGCCTTTTAAAATATCAAACAAACTCTACCGTTTACAGAGCACTGATTCCATTTGATTTTTCTTTGAAACAAGAAAGCTCCGTATATTATGTTTCCGACTCTATAATATAAACTAGGTAGTGTATTGATTACCGTACGATGATATCCAGAGACTACTCTGTGTCTTACCTTGCCTCTATATTCACTTGGAATTCCTTTTCGCACATAGCGTTTAACTGTCAAATTCCTTTTCAACGACCTCCCTTCGCCTACCAGGTCTGCCCATTTCTTTGCCCTCCTTGCCAGGACGACAAGATAATGGGACATAAATTCTTCATAAGTTTCATAATCGAAGTCATCAGGACGCTCAAATCCGTACTCGTCAATTTTACTGAAACAGAAATATATACATAGGACCACAAGTAACAAATTCGCAACATAACTTTACGGGCAATTTTTGCCGGTTACTTGACGCGGCAGGACGTTTTGTAAACCAGTTTCGAGACTCTTATTATGAACCAAACATGAAATAATTTATGTCATGCGTAAGTTTACCTAAAATGAGAGTTTGCCATTACAGGAAGTAGCAGTTCAGAAGCATTGTCAGCgaattctcttctggtttcttccgTTACTTATCATAATTAACGAGGTTAAACTTGATATTTTGAAATGAGTACACCAGTTACGAAATACTTGCTACCTGCTGTTCAGTGTATTTACATCTGTGTATCGATTGCTTGGAATCGATAACTGACATAACGATAGTAGACAATCACACAAAGTAGTGCAAACGTGCTAAGCGCACAAAGTCTATACATCGTTATGAGGAATGTTTGATGTTGATTTCAGTTTTATTATGAATAAAGTGTTCTTTTCTATCAGATAGTCAATACAGCATTGTACAGCTAATTTACTCGAAGTGAGAAATGGCTAATTTATCTTGATTAAGTTACAGCTGCAACAAAGATAGCGGACTCGAGGACATTCTTAGATTTTTACACTAAAATTGTTCTGTAAATTCCACTGATATATTTCATAAGATTATTGGCACAAATCTGAAGGATCAACAACTCAGATGTTTCATTTTGGGCAGATCCTTCCAAGAGTTACGCTAGATGCAGTAGGCCACACTACCCTTATCTGCACCATGGCCGAGACGGCTAGTAACCGTCTGCAGAGCGGCGACAGGCGCGTTGCCGTAGAGACCCAGCCCTCTGCAACCGTCAGGGATTATCATACACCGACTCAGCTCAAGTTCGATGTTACTTGGTTGTTCAGCCTCAAGAAACGTCATCTACTTGTAAGATTTTTCAGATATTTCCTTCTTTGCACTACTGTTTCTTGTACCACAGCTGCAGAGATAGACTGCCAACTTAtgtcttaacttacccttgagatctctaAATTTGTCAGGGAAATATCTCAAATCTTGTCTGGAAAtcggggaaatatcagggaattttacTTGGGGAAACTTATGGCAACCCTGAaaacaaatgtgcaaaatataACTGTAATTGAATGCTGTGTACCCACTGAAATGGCTGAAGGAGAGTTAAAAGATGAAGGGCTTGAACACATCGTGGGTGTCCACATAATTGAGAAAGTAATGTAAATTGAAAACAGCTTGAATTTCCCCTAGTGGGGAAATTCACTAACTTGGCTGGGAATTGAACCATGCATCCCAGAAGCTAGAGGTAGGAACACTAACTGCTAGATCAGGAGGTACAGACTCTACAGCAAAGAGAAAGGACCCAATGGAACCTGAAATTCGATAAGAAGATTAGTGGTGAACAggggcagcggggggggggggggggggggggcagctgccccccccccccccccagaaaatattcgcagtttttcactagtttactgttttatttaataagaaatgctgcatgttttctcggattgtacaagtgcattcttgtatttaaaatgtttattaaaagctctatttcactggtttactgttttatttaataagaagtgctgtatgttgtctcgagtccttgtttcctgagactagtatgacctgccccccccccccccccccgccccacagttcagatcctgggtacgcccttgataGTGAACATCTTGAGCATGTCACATTGTGTGAGTATTTAGAGCCAACAGTAAGAAGTGATATGAAACCGGGCGATCATAAAATCAGTATTAAATAAGGCAGATGGAAGACTTACATGGGAATGGTCCAATgcgacatgtcgaaacctatccTGAAAATTTTCATTTGGGAAGAAtaccccaaaagaaatgcactgtcaaaattttagttgcTAAGGCGCACCGCAAGtattctttaaaatattttaaaatgactCGTTTTTGCCGCACGAAGAACGGtttataacagcggtttgtacagccttTTTCTGCCTAGCGCGGAATCAGCGAATAAGCAGAAAAAGCCATGACAAGAGAACGTAGCGTCACGTAAAGCGAAGTCCAAAGTGCAAAAACGTggattttaagcacttaaaccatgcaaaaaatgtctcaaatcattaGTTATTCGGGAACTTGCAGTTCGTTCTCCTGAAGACAGAGGTGTTGTTATGTCCAAAGAATCCAACGAAAGCAATTAGTTATTTTCTTCAGCTGGTAATAAGACGTATCGGATGCAGTATTGAAAACTATTCTCTCACAGTTTTACAAATTTTGCTACGTCGGTTACAAGATATTTGCAACCAAACTTTTCTGTTTTAAACTTTGGCCCTAATTTACCGTGAGGttcctgaagatagacataaatCTCGCTTGTGCTTCAACCTTGTGCTACAAACTTTACTTGAAATGATAAAAGGCGGCTTGCACGCAGTTCTTGCAAGAAACCTGATTGATTAGCTTTACACACAGATTTTTATGGTATAGCAAGAAGTCTTTCTAATTGAATCAAATGTggattcttggtgaaacattgtaaattaaacaaacactttctttgccttctttcacaaattttattatggttacGGGACAACCTAGGTTTCATGTTATAAGCTCATTATCAAGTAAACGCCCATTTTCAAGAAAATAGGCTTATAGCCCGGAACCTTAGTTGTGCAGTAACTATACTGAAATTTGTGAAACAAATAACAATGATAACACGAAGCTCTGTCTTCACATCAACTTCAAATTTCTCTAAAGTATTAGCCATTAATGAAATGTCTAGTACACGTTTACTTGAAGTAAATTATCTTTTCTgtgtaatttcctgaatctgttaaTAGGTAGACAAGGAGAATTCTGGCACAAAGTATCTCACAGATAACATCATTGATGAGTCCTGGGAATTCCACAGCCATCTCCCTTTTCCATCTGACAAAGGTCAATTGCCCTATGTATACAGttgtggaaaattcatattttgacaTGACATTCAAAAAGCAGTCCCAATTGTGCTAGTGTTCACACCTGTGACAGCTAGCGCTGTTGTATTAAGTGTAAAATTAAAAAtggcgacgccggccgcggtggtctagcggttctggcgctgcagtccggaaccgcgggactgctacggtcgcaggttcgaatcctgcctcgggcatgggtgtgtgtgatgtccttaggttagttaggtttaagtagttctaagttctaggggacttatgacc carries:
- the LOC126237218 gene encoding growth hormone-regulated TBC protein 1-A translates to MANSHFSKIDEYGFERPDDFDYETYEEFMSHYLVVLARRAKKWADLVGEGRSLKRNLTVKRYVRKGIPSEYRGKVWLTVSGAEKMKDDSGPNYYLQLLSGDIDQDIVDIVKTDLPRTYPDNIFFNAAADHQRQLCNILVAYAHDNKEVGYCQGLNYIAGLLLLVTKDEETTFWLLKVLVEKTLPKYYTRTMEGVITDIAVLEELVRLKIPDVHKHVQDVGLPWAVITTKWFICLFAEVLPIETVLRIWDCLFYEGSKIIFRVCLTLIKRNRSSLLESTDFATLAECFKNITKDSLVIQCHDFMESIFKTPGSLPATTISRLREQHSQQKETRKQTEVLR